In Henningerozyma blattae CBS 6284 chromosome 6, complete genome, the following are encoded in one genomic region:
- the ATP2 gene encoding F1F0 ATP synthase subunit beta (similar to Saccharomyces cerevisiae ATP2 (YJR121W); ancestral locus Anc_7.507) codes for MVLPRLYSVATSKSALLATSKHALPAIRSNAVASRTMATAAPAVGQVRAVIGAIVDVQFDQENLPAILNALEIKTPQGKLILEVAQHLGENTVRTIAMDGTEGLVRGEKVLDTGAPISVPVGRETLGRIINVVGEPIDERGPIKSKLRKPIHAEPPTFVEQSTEAEVLETGIKVVDLLAPYARGGKIGLFGGAGVGKTVFIQELINNIAKAHGGFSVFTGVGERTREGNDLYREMRETGVINLEGESKVALVFGQMNEPPGARARVALTGLTIAEYFRDEEGQDVLLFIDNIFRFTQAGSEVSALLGRIPSAVGYQPTLATDMGLLQERITTTKKGSVTSVQAVYVPADDLTDPAPATTFAHLDATTVLSRGISELGIYPAVDPLDSKSRLLDAAIVGEEHYNVATKVQETLQAYKSLQDIIAILGMDELSEQDKITVERARKIQRFLSQPFAVAEVFTGIPGKLVRLKETVKSFKDVLDGKYDALPENAFYMVGGIEDVVAKAEKLATEAAK; via the coding sequence atGGTGCTACCAAGATTGTATTCTGTAGCTACTTCGAAGTCTGCCCTTTTGGCCACTTCGAAGCACGCTTTACCTGCCATCAGATCCAATGCTGTTGCATCTAGAACTATGGCTACTGCTGCTCCTGCCGTTGGTCAAGTTAGAGCTGTTATTGGTGCTATTGTCGATGTTCAATTCGATCAAGAAAACTTACCAGCTATTTTGAACGCTTTGGAAATTAAGACCCCACAAggtaaattaattttggaAGTTGCTCAACATTTGGGTGAAAACACTGTTAGAACTATTGCTATGGACGGTACTGAAGGTTTAGTCCGTGGTGAAAAAGTTTTGGATACCGGTGCTCCAATTTCTGTTCCAGTCGGTAGAGAAACTTTGGGTAGAATCATTAACGTTGTTGGTGAACCAATTGATGAAAGAGGTCCAATTAAATCCAAATTAAGAAAGCCAATTCATGCTGAACCACCAACCTTTGTTGAACAATCTACTGAAGCCGAAGTCTTGGAAACTGGTATCAAAGTTGTCGATTTATTAGCCCCTTACGCTAGAGGTGGTAAGATTGGTTTATTCGGTGGTGCCGGTGTCGGTAAGACTGTTTTTATCCAAGAATTGATTAACAATATTGCTAAGGCTCATGGTGGTTTCTCTGTTTTCACTGGTGTCGGTGAAAGAACAAGAGAAGGTAACGATTTGTACCGTGAAATGAGAGAAACTGGTGTCATTAACTTGGAAGGTGAATCTAAGGTCGCCTTGGTTTTCGGTCAAATGAACGAACCACCAGGAGCTAGAGCTAGAGTTGCCTTAACTGGTTTAACCATTGCTGAATATTTCAGAGATGAAGAAGGTCAAGATGTCTTGTTATTTATCGATAACATTTTCAGATTCACCCAAGCTGGTTCCGAAGTGTCTGCCTTGTTAGGTCGTATTCCATCCGCTGTCGGTTATCAACCAACTTTGGCCACCGATATGGGTTTATTACAAGAAAGAATTACCACAACTAAGAAGGGGTCTGTCACTTCAGTCCAAGCCGTCTATGTGCCAGCCGATGATTTAACAGATCCTGCCCCAGCCACCACTTTCGCCCATTTGGATGCTACCACCGTCTTGTCCAGAGGTATTTCTGAATTGGGTATCTACCCAGCTGTCGATCCATTGGATTCTAAATCTAGATTATTGGATGCTGCCATTGTTGGTGAAGAACACTACAACGTCGCCACTAAGGTCCAAGAAACTTTACAAGCCTACAAATCTTTACAAgatattattgctattttGGGTATGGATGAATTGTCTGAACAAGATAAGATCACCGTCGAAAGAGCCAGAAAGATCCAAAGATTCTTATCACAACCATTTGCTGTTGCCGAAGTTTTCACTGGTATCCCAGGCAAATTAGTCAGATTAAAGGAAACTGTCAAATCTTTCAAGGATGTCTTGGATGGTAAATACGATGCCTTACCAGAAAATGCCTTTTACATGGTTGGTGGTATTGAAGATGTTGTCGCCAAGGCTGAAAAATTAGCCACTGAAGCCGCCAAATAA
- the PRO3 gene encoding pyrroline-5-carboxylate reductase (similar to Saccharomyces cerevisiae PRO3 (YER023W); ancestral locus Anc_7.506): MTYTLTILGCGVMGSAVLSAIYSAPKCTSEIKSLYPSKIITCNNDKEAADQVTDMINKLGESPNCITIDSTYGNNSAAIKQSKVIILALKPYLVESVMNDIKPFIGEQHIISLAAGWTIDGLSYYSPKISRVMTNTPAKYGYGCAVVAHSEHIVENEKNLVCELISHVGKYVELPEKNMDAATALVGSGPAFVLLMLEGLMESGIKMGIPLKESKECALKVLEGTAKMVELSGTHPSELKHQVCTPGGTTIAGLCVMEDKGVKSGIIRGVEEAANVAAQLGKKK; encoded by the coding sequence ATGACTTATACTTTGACTATTTTAGGATGTGGTGTGATGGGATCTGCTGTCCTCTCAGCCATTTACAGTGCCCCTAAATGTACTTCTGAAATCAAATCCTTATACCCAAGTAAGATAATTACATGTAACAATGATAAGGAAGCCGCTGACCAAGTTACTGATATGATCAACAAACTAGGTGAATCTCCCAACTGTATCACTATCGATTCAACTTACGGTAACAATTCTGCTGCTATTAAACAATCCAAAGTCATCATATTAGCATTAAAACCATACTTGGTTGAATCTGTGATGAATGATATTAAGCCTTTCATCGGTGAACAACATATCATTTCGTTAGCTGCCGGTTGGACAATCGATGGGCTGTCATACTATTCCCCTAAGATTTCTCGTGTAATGACCAACACTCCAGCTAAATACGGTTACGGTTGTGCTGTAGTTGCTCATTCTGAACACATTGTTGAAAACGAAAAGAATTTAGTCTGTGAATTAATTAGTCATGTTGGTAAATATGTTGAATTACCAGAAAAAAACATGGATGCTGCTACAGCTTTAGTTGGTTCCGGTCCAGCATTCGTCCTATTGATGCTAGAGGGGTTAATGGAAAGTGGGATAAAGATGGGTATCCCATTGAAGGAAAGTAAAGAATGTGCTTTGAAAGTTTTGGAAGGGACTGCCAAGATGGTAGAATTGAGTGGTACTCACCCATCTGAATTAAAACATCAAGTTTGTACTCCAGGCGGTACAACCATTGCAGGTTTATGTGTCATGGAAGATAAAGGTGTCAAGAGTGGTATCATCCGTGGTGTTGAAGAAGCTGCAAATGTCGCCGCCCAGCTAGGTAAGAAGAAGTAG